The Lycium barbarum isolate Lr01 chromosome 10, ASM1917538v2, whole genome shotgun sequence genome includes a region encoding these proteins:
- the LOC132614209 gene encoding glutamine synthetase cytosolic isozyme 1-1 isoform X1: protein MSQLSDLVNLNLSDSTEKIIAEYIWIGGSGMDVRSKARTLSGPVDDPSKLPKWNYDGSSTGQAPGEDSEVILYPQAIFKDPFRGGNNILVICDCYTPAGEPIPTNKRHNAAKIFSNPAVVVEEPWYGLEQEYTLLQKDVNWPLGWPLGGFPGPQGPYYCGIGAGKAFGRDIVDAHYKACLYAGINISGINGEVMPGQWEFQVGPSVGISSGDELWAARYILERITEIAGVVVSFDPKPIPGDWNGAGAHTNYSTKSMREEGGYEVIKKAIEKLRLRHKEHIAAYGEGNERRLTGKHETADINTFKWGVANRGASIRVGRDTEKEGKGYFEDRRPSSNMDPYVVTSMIAETTILWKP from the exons ATGTCTCAACTTTCAGATCTTGTTAATCTCAATCTCTCTGATTCTACTGAGAAAATTATTGCTGAATACATATG GATTGGTGGATCAGGAATGGATGTCAGAAGCAAAGCCAGG ACTCTATCTGGTCCTGTTGATGATCCTTCAAAGCTTCCCAAATGGAATTATGATGGTTCTAGCACAGGGCAAGCTCCTGGAGAAGACAGTGAAGTGATCCTATA TCCTCAAGCAATTTTCAAGGATCCATTCAGGGGAGGCAACAATATCTTG GTCATCTGTGATTGTTACACCCCAGCTGGTGAACCCATTCCAACAAACAAGAGGCACAATGCTGCTAAGATTTTCAGCAACCCTGCTGTTGTTGTTGAGGAACCCTG GTATGGTCTTGAGCAAGAATACACCTTGCTGCAAAAGGATGTCAATTGGCCTCTTGGATGGCCTCTTGGTGGTTTTCCTGGACCACAG GGACCATACTACTGTGGAATTGGAGCTGGAAAGGCTTTTGGACGCGATATTGTTGATGCTCATTACAAGGCGTGTCTCTATGCTGGGATTAACATTAGTGGTATCAACGGAGAAGTGATGCCCGGGCAG TGGGAATTTCAAGTTGGACCTTCAGTTGGCATTTCATCAGGTGATGAGCTATGGGCAGCTCGTTACATTCTCGAG AGGATTACTGAGATTGCTGGAGTTGTAGTGTCATTCGACCCCAAACCTATTCCG GGTGACTGGAATGGTGCTGGTGCTCATACAAACTACAG CACAAAGTCTATGAGGGAAGAGGGAGGCTATGAAGTCATAAAGAAGGCCATTGAGAAGCTTAGACTGAGGCACAAGGAGCACATTGCAGCATATGGTGAAGGTAACGAACGTCGTCTCACTGGAAAACACGAAACAGCCGACATCAACACATTCAAATGG GGCGTTGCAAACCGTGGTGCATCCATTCGCGTGGGAAGAGACACGGAGAAGGAAGGCAAAGGGTACTTCGAGGACAGGAGGCCTTCATCGAACATGGATCCATACGTCGTTACCTCCATGATCGCCGAGACTACCATCCTCTGGAAGCCTTGA
- the LOC132614209 gene encoding glutamine synthetase cytosolic isozyme 1-1 isoform X2, which produces MDVRSKARTLSGPVDDPSKLPKWNYDGSSTGQAPGEDSEVILYPQAIFKDPFRGGNNILVICDCYTPAGEPIPTNKRHNAAKIFSNPAVVVEEPWYGLEQEYTLLQKDVNWPLGWPLGGFPGPQGPYYCGIGAGKAFGRDIVDAHYKACLYAGINISGINGEVMPGQWEFQVGPSVGISSGDELWAARYILERITEIAGVVVSFDPKPIPGDWNGAGAHTNYSTKSMREEGGYEVIKKAIEKLRLRHKEHIAAYGEGNERRLTGKHETADINTFKWGVANRGASIRVGRDTEKEGKGYFEDRRPSSNMDPYVVTSMIAETTILWKP; this is translated from the exons ATGGATGTCAGAAGCAAAGCCAGG ACTCTATCTGGTCCTGTTGATGATCCTTCAAAGCTTCCCAAATGGAATTATGATGGTTCTAGCACAGGGCAAGCTCCTGGAGAAGACAGTGAAGTGATCCTATA TCCTCAAGCAATTTTCAAGGATCCATTCAGGGGAGGCAACAATATCTTG GTCATCTGTGATTGTTACACCCCAGCTGGTGAACCCATTCCAACAAACAAGAGGCACAATGCTGCTAAGATTTTCAGCAACCCTGCTGTTGTTGTTGAGGAACCCTG GTATGGTCTTGAGCAAGAATACACCTTGCTGCAAAAGGATGTCAATTGGCCTCTTGGATGGCCTCTTGGTGGTTTTCCTGGACCACAG GGACCATACTACTGTGGAATTGGAGCTGGAAAGGCTTTTGGACGCGATATTGTTGATGCTCATTACAAGGCGTGTCTCTATGCTGGGATTAACATTAGTGGTATCAACGGAGAAGTGATGCCCGGGCAG TGGGAATTTCAAGTTGGACCTTCAGTTGGCATTTCATCAGGTGATGAGCTATGGGCAGCTCGTTACATTCTCGAG AGGATTACTGAGATTGCTGGAGTTGTAGTGTCATTCGACCCCAAACCTATTCCG GGTGACTGGAATGGTGCTGGTGCTCATACAAACTACAG CACAAAGTCTATGAGGGAAGAGGGAGGCTATGAAGTCATAAAGAAGGCCATTGAGAAGCTTAGACTGAGGCACAAGGAGCACATTGCAGCATATGGTGAAGGTAACGAACGTCGTCTCACTGGAAAACACGAAACAGCCGACATCAACACATTCAAATGG GGCGTTGCAAACCGTGGTGCATCCATTCGCGTGGGAAGAGACACGGAGAAGGAAGGCAAAGGGTACTTCGAGGACAGGAGGCCTTCATCGAACATGGATCCATACGTCGTTACCTCCATGATCGCCGAGACTACCATCCTCTGGAAGCCTTGA